In a single window of the Lagenorhynchus albirostris chromosome 19, mLagAlb1.1, whole genome shotgun sequence genome:
- the NDRG4 gene encoding protein NDRG4 isoform X2, giving the protein MAGLQELRFPEEKPLLRGQDATELENSDTFLLAVDTDWKEHDIETPYGLLHVVIRGSPKGNRPAILTYHDVGLNHKLCFNTFFNFEDMQEITKHFVVCHVDAPGQQVGASQFPQGYQFPSMEQLAAMLPSVVQHFGFKYVIGIGVGAGAYVLAKFALIFPDLVEGLVLINIDPNGKGWIDWAATKLSSLTSTLPDTVLSHLFRQEELVSNTELVQSYRQQIGNVVNQANLQLFWNMYNSRRDLDINRPGTVPNAKTLRCPVMLVVGDNAPAEEGVVECNSKLDPTTTTFLKMADSGGLPQVTQPGKLTEAFKYFLQGMGYIAYLKDRRLSGGAVPSASMTRLARSRTSSLTSASSVDGSRPQACTHSESSEGLGQVNHTMEVSC; this is encoded by the exons GAGAATTCCGACACCTTCCTCTTGGCTGTGGACACAGACTGGAAG GAGCACGACATCGAGACGCCTTACGGCCTTCTGCACGTGGTGATCCGGGGCTCCCCCAAGGGGAACCGCCCGGCCATCCTCACCTACCATGACGTGGGTCTCAACC ACAAGCTGTGCTTCAATACCTTCTTCAACTTCGAGGACATGCAGGAGATCACCAAGCACTTTGTGGTGTGTCACGTGGATGCCCCCGGTCAGCAGGTGGGGGCCTCGCAGTTTCCTCAGGG GTACCAGTTCCCCTCCATGGAGCAGCTAGCCGCCATGCTCCCCAGTGTGGTGCAGCACTTTGG GTTCAAGTACGTGATTGGCATTGGCGTGGGAGCCGGAGCCTACGTGCTGGCCAAGTTTGCA CTCATCTTCCCCGACCTGGTGGAGGGGCTGGTGCTGATAAACATCGACCCCAACGGCAAAGGCTGGATCGACTGGGCGGCCACCAAG CTCTCCAGCCTGACTAGCACTTTACCCGACACGGTGCTCTCCCACCTCTTCAGGCAG GAGGAGCTGGTGAGCAACACAGAGTTGGTGCAGAGCTACCGGCAGCAGATCGGGAATGTGGTGAACCAGGCCAACCTGCAGCTCTTCTGGAACATGTACAACAG CCGCAGAGACCTGGACATTAACAGGCCTGGAACAGTGCCCAACGCCAAGACGCTCCG CTGCCCTGTGATGCTGGTGGTCGGGGATAACGCACCTGCCGAGGAGGGGGTG GTTGAGTGCAACTCCAAACTGGATCCAACCACCACGACCTTCCTGAAG ATGGCAGAttccggggggctcccccaggtcACACAG CCCGGGAAGCTGACTGAAGCCTTCAAGTACTTCCTGCAAGGCATGGGCTACA TTGCATACTTGAAGGACCGAAGGCTGAGTGGAGGAGCAG TGCCCTCGGCCAGCATGACCCGTCTCGCCCGCTCTCGAACCTCGTCCCTCACCAGTGCCAGCTCGGTGGACGGCAGCCGCCCGCAGGCCTGCACCCACTCAGAGAGCAGTGAGGGGCTGGGCCAGGTCAACCACACCATGGAGGTGTCCTGTTGA
- the NDRG4 gene encoding protein NDRG4 isoform X4 — protein sequence MAGLQELRFPEEKPLLRGQDATELENSDTFLLAVDTDWKSRRVASLSKMPECWDGEHDIETPYGLLHVVIRGSPKGNRPAILTYHDVGLNHKLCFNTFFNFEDMQEITKHFVVCHVDAPGQQVGASQFPQGYQFPSMEQLAAMLPSVVQHFGFKYVIGIGVGAGAYVLAKFALIFPDLVEGLVLINIDPNGKGWIDWAATKLSSLTSTLPDTVLSHLFRQEELVSNTELVQSYRQQIGNVVNQANLQLFWNMYNSRRDLDINRPGTVPNAKTLRCPVMLVVGDNAPAEEGVVECNSKLDPTTTTFLKMADSGGLPQVTQPGKLTEAFKYFLQGMGYIAYLKDRRLSGGAVPSASMTRLARSRTSSLTSASSVDGSRPQACTHSESSEGLGQVNHTMEVSC from the exons GAGAATTCCGACACCTTCCTCTTGGCTGTGGACACAGACTGGAAG TCGAGGCGGGTCGCCTCCCTCAGCAAGATGCCGGAGTGCTGGGATGGG GAGCACGACATCGAGACGCCTTACGGCCTTCTGCACGTGGTGATCCGGGGCTCCCCCAAGGGGAACCGCCCGGCCATCCTCACCTACCATGACGTGGGTCTCAACC ACAAGCTGTGCTTCAATACCTTCTTCAACTTCGAGGACATGCAGGAGATCACCAAGCACTTTGTGGTGTGTCACGTGGATGCCCCCGGTCAGCAGGTGGGGGCCTCGCAGTTTCCTCAGGG GTACCAGTTCCCCTCCATGGAGCAGCTAGCCGCCATGCTCCCCAGTGTGGTGCAGCACTTTGG GTTCAAGTACGTGATTGGCATTGGCGTGGGAGCCGGAGCCTACGTGCTGGCCAAGTTTGCA CTCATCTTCCCCGACCTGGTGGAGGGGCTGGTGCTGATAAACATCGACCCCAACGGCAAAGGCTGGATCGACTGGGCGGCCACCAAG CTCTCCAGCCTGACTAGCACTTTACCCGACACGGTGCTCTCCCACCTCTTCAGGCAG GAGGAGCTGGTGAGCAACACAGAGTTGGTGCAGAGCTACCGGCAGCAGATCGGGAATGTGGTGAACCAGGCCAACCTGCAGCTCTTCTGGAACATGTACAACAG CCGCAGAGACCTGGACATTAACAGGCCTGGAACAGTGCCCAACGCCAAGACGCTCCG CTGCCCTGTGATGCTGGTGGTCGGGGATAACGCACCTGCCGAGGAGGGGGTG GTTGAGTGCAACTCCAAACTGGATCCAACCACCACGACCTTCCTGAAG ATGGCAGAttccggggggctcccccaggtcACACAG CCCGGGAAGCTGACTGAAGCCTTCAAGTACTTCCTGCAAGGCATGGGCTACA TTGCATACTTGAAGGACCGAAGGCTGAGTGGAGGAGCAG TGCCCTCGGCCAGCATGACCCGTCTCGCCCGCTCTCGAACCTCGTCCCTCACCAGTGCCAGCTCGGTGGACGGCAGCCGCCCGCAGGCCTGCACCCACTCAGAGAGCAGTGAGGGGCTGGGCCAGGTCAACCACACCATGGAGGTGTCCTGTTGA
- the NDRG4 gene encoding protein NDRG4 isoform X6, whose amino-acid sequence MAGLQELRFPEEKPLLRGQDATELEHDIETPYGLLHVVIRGSPKGNRPAILTYHDVGLNHKLCFNTFFNFEDMQEITKHFVVCHVDAPGQQVGASQFPQGYQFPSMEQLAAMLPSVVQHFGFKYVIGIGVGAGAYVLAKFALIFPDLVEGLVLINIDPNGKGWIDWAATKLSSLTSTLPDTVLSHLFRQEELVSNTELVQSYRQQIGNVVNQANLQLFWNMYNSRRDLDINRPGTVPNAKTLRCPVMLVVGDNAPAEEGVVECNSKLDPTTTTFLKMADSGGLPQVTQPGKLTEAFKYFLQGMGYIAYLKDRRLSGGAVPSASMTRLARSRTSSLTSASSVDGSRPQACTHSESSEGLGQVNHTMEVSC is encoded by the exons GAGCACGACATCGAGACGCCTTACGGCCTTCTGCACGTGGTGATCCGGGGCTCCCCCAAGGGGAACCGCCCGGCCATCCTCACCTACCATGACGTGGGTCTCAACC ACAAGCTGTGCTTCAATACCTTCTTCAACTTCGAGGACATGCAGGAGATCACCAAGCACTTTGTGGTGTGTCACGTGGATGCCCCCGGTCAGCAGGTGGGGGCCTCGCAGTTTCCTCAGGG GTACCAGTTCCCCTCCATGGAGCAGCTAGCCGCCATGCTCCCCAGTGTGGTGCAGCACTTTGG GTTCAAGTACGTGATTGGCATTGGCGTGGGAGCCGGAGCCTACGTGCTGGCCAAGTTTGCA CTCATCTTCCCCGACCTGGTGGAGGGGCTGGTGCTGATAAACATCGACCCCAACGGCAAAGGCTGGATCGACTGGGCGGCCACCAAG CTCTCCAGCCTGACTAGCACTTTACCCGACACGGTGCTCTCCCACCTCTTCAGGCAG GAGGAGCTGGTGAGCAACACAGAGTTGGTGCAGAGCTACCGGCAGCAGATCGGGAATGTGGTGAACCAGGCCAACCTGCAGCTCTTCTGGAACATGTACAACAG CCGCAGAGACCTGGACATTAACAGGCCTGGAACAGTGCCCAACGCCAAGACGCTCCG CTGCCCTGTGATGCTGGTGGTCGGGGATAACGCACCTGCCGAGGAGGGGGTG GTTGAGTGCAACTCCAAACTGGATCCAACCACCACGACCTTCCTGAAG ATGGCAGAttccggggggctcccccaggtcACACAG CCCGGGAAGCTGACTGAAGCCTTCAAGTACTTCCTGCAAGGCATGGGCTACA TTGCATACTTGAAGGACCGAAGGCTGAGTGGAGGAGCAG TGCCCTCGGCCAGCATGACCCGTCTCGCCCGCTCTCGAACCTCGTCCCTCACCAGTGCCAGCTCGGTGGACGGCAGCCGCCCGCAGGCCTGCACCCACTCAGAGAGCAGTGAGGGGCTGGGCCAGGTCAACCACACCATGGAGGTGTCCTGTTGA
- the NDRG4 gene encoding protein NDRG4 isoform X1 produces MAGLQELRFPEEKPLLRGQDATELENSDTFLLAVDTDWKSRRVASLSKMPECWDGEHDIETPYGLLHVVIRGSPKGNRPAILTYHDVGLNHKLCFNTFFNFEDMQEITKHFVVCHVDAPGQQVGASQFPQGYQFPSMEQLAAMLPSVVQHFGFKYVIGIGVGAGAYVLAKFALIFPDLVEGLVLINIDPNGKGWIDWAATKLSSLTSTLPDTVLSHLFRQEELVSNTELVQSYRQQIGNVVNQANLQLFWNMYNSRRDLDINRPGTVPNAKTLRCPVMLVVGDNAPAEEGVVECNSKLDPTTTTFLKMADSGGLPQVTQPGKLTEAFKYFLQGMGYMPSASMTRLARSRTSSLTSASSVDGSRPQACTHSESSEGLGQVNHTMEVSC; encoded by the exons GAGAATTCCGACACCTTCCTCTTGGCTGTGGACACAGACTGGAAG TCGAGGCGGGTCGCCTCCCTCAGCAAGATGCCGGAGTGCTGGGATGGG GAGCACGACATCGAGACGCCTTACGGCCTTCTGCACGTGGTGATCCGGGGCTCCCCCAAGGGGAACCGCCCGGCCATCCTCACCTACCATGACGTGGGTCTCAACC ACAAGCTGTGCTTCAATACCTTCTTCAACTTCGAGGACATGCAGGAGATCACCAAGCACTTTGTGGTGTGTCACGTGGATGCCCCCGGTCAGCAGGTGGGGGCCTCGCAGTTTCCTCAGGG GTACCAGTTCCCCTCCATGGAGCAGCTAGCCGCCATGCTCCCCAGTGTGGTGCAGCACTTTGG GTTCAAGTACGTGATTGGCATTGGCGTGGGAGCCGGAGCCTACGTGCTGGCCAAGTTTGCA CTCATCTTCCCCGACCTGGTGGAGGGGCTGGTGCTGATAAACATCGACCCCAACGGCAAAGGCTGGATCGACTGGGCGGCCACCAAG CTCTCCAGCCTGACTAGCACTTTACCCGACACGGTGCTCTCCCACCTCTTCAGGCAG GAGGAGCTGGTGAGCAACACAGAGTTGGTGCAGAGCTACCGGCAGCAGATCGGGAATGTGGTGAACCAGGCCAACCTGCAGCTCTTCTGGAACATGTACAACAG CCGCAGAGACCTGGACATTAACAGGCCTGGAACAGTGCCCAACGCCAAGACGCTCCG CTGCCCTGTGATGCTGGTGGTCGGGGATAACGCACCTGCCGAGGAGGGGGTG GTTGAGTGCAACTCCAAACTGGATCCAACCACCACGACCTTCCTGAAG ATGGCAGAttccggggggctcccccaggtcACACAG CCCGGGAAGCTGACTGAAGCCTTCAAGTACTTCCTGCAAGGCATGGGCTACA TGCCCTCGGCCAGCATGACCCGTCTCGCCCGCTCTCGAACCTCGTCCCTCACCAGTGCCAGCTCGGTGGACGGCAGCCGCCCGCAGGCCTGCACCCACTCAGAGAGCAGTGAGGGGCTGGGCCAGGTCAACCACACCATGGAGGTGTCCTGTTGA
- the NDRG4 gene encoding protein NDRG4 isoform X3, whose product MAGLQELRFPEEKPLLRGQDATELENSDTFLLAVDTDWKEHDIETPYGLLHVVIRGSPKGNRPAILTYHDVGLNHKLCFNTFFNFEDMQEITKHFVVCHVDAPGQQVGASQFPQGYQFPSMEQLAAMLPSVVQHFGFKYVIGIGVGAGAYVLAKFALIFPDLVEGLVLINIDPNGKGWIDWAATKLSSLTSTLPDTVLSHLFRQEELVSNTELVQSYRQQIGNVVNQANLQLFWNMYNSRRDLDINRPGTVPNAKTLRCPVMLVVGDNAPAEEGVVECNSKLDPTTTTFLKMADSGGLPQVTQPGKLTEAFKYFLQGMGYMPSASMTRLARSRTSSLTSASSVDGSRPQACTHSESSEGLGQVNHTMEVSC is encoded by the exons GAGAATTCCGACACCTTCCTCTTGGCTGTGGACACAGACTGGAAG GAGCACGACATCGAGACGCCTTACGGCCTTCTGCACGTGGTGATCCGGGGCTCCCCCAAGGGGAACCGCCCGGCCATCCTCACCTACCATGACGTGGGTCTCAACC ACAAGCTGTGCTTCAATACCTTCTTCAACTTCGAGGACATGCAGGAGATCACCAAGCACTTTGTGGTGTGTCACGTGGATGCCCCCGGTCAGCAGGTGGGGGCCTCGCAGTTTCCTCAGGG GTACCAGTTCCCCTCCATGGAGCAGCTAGCCGCCATGCTCCCCAGTGTGGTGCAGCACTTTGG GTTCAAGTACGTGATTGGCATTGGCGTGGGAGCCGGAGCCTACGTGCTGGCCAAGTTTGCA CTCATCTTCCCCGACCTGGTGGAGGGGCTGGTGCTGATAAACATCGACCCCAACGGCAAAGGCTGGATCGACTGGGCGGCCACCAAG CTCTCCAGCCTGACTAGCACTTTACCCGACACGGTGCTCTCCCACCTCTTCAGGCAG GAGGAGCTGGTGAGCAACACAGAGTTGGTGCAGAGCTACCGGCAGCAGATCGGGAATGTGGTGAACCAGGCCAACCTGCAGCTCTTCTGGAACATGTACAACAG CCGCAGAGACCTGGACATTAACAGGCCTGGAACAGTGCCCAACGCCAAGACGCTCCG CTGCCCTGTGATGCTGGTGGTCGGGGATAACGCACCTGCCGAGGAGGGGGTG GTTGAGTGCAACTCCAAACTGGATCCAACCACCACGACCTTCCTGAAG ATGGCAGAttccggggggctcccccaggtcACACAG CCCGGGAAGCTGACTGAAGCCTTCAAGTACTTCCTGCAAGGCATGGGCTACA TGCCCTCGGCCAGCATGACCCGTCTCGCCCGCTCTCGAACCTCGTCCCTCACCAGTGCCAGCTCGGTGGACGGCAGCCGCCCGCAGGCCTGCACCCACTCAGAGAGCAGTGAGGGGCTGGGCCAGGTCAACCACACCATGGAGGTGTCCTGTTGA